One window of Candidatus Neomarinimicrobiota bacterium genomic DNA carries:
- a CDS encoding LD-carboxypeptidase produces the protein MIIPDPIQPGATIAVVSPASAPKPEKLKRGIAYLKAKGYNVKEGSNLRGKHKYLSGKGPEQLADLHAAFADDKVDMIICSRGGYGTPRYLDDLDYELIAQHPKFFVGYSDITALQCALGVETGLVTISGVMAAVEMAAEDGIDPYTEASFWDLVTKPFASQILKNPEDIPYKTVSPGSGEGPLVGGCLSLFNNLMGTPYFPDVAGGIMVLEDIGENVQHIDRMLSQFKMAGYFHGEDRINGLMLGQFIDTWEEADEDDFSLAELIQDIIGEVDFPIVSNVAYGHNMRKMSLPLGATVKLDGAAGSLTLL, from the coding sequence ATGATCATACCTGACCCCATTCAACCCGGTGCAACCATTGCCGTTGTCTCACCCGCCTCCGCCCCCAAACCAGAAAAACTGAAACGGGGAATTGCCTACCTTAAAGCCAAAGGATATAACGTTAAAGAAGGGTCTAATCTGCGGGGAAAACATAAATACCTCTCCGGAAAGGGACCGGAACAGCTGGCTGATCTCCATGCGGCTTTTGCTGATGATAAAGTTGATATGATTATCTGTAGCCGAGGTGGATATGGAACCCCCCGCTATCTGGATGATCTTGATTACGAACTGATCGCCCAGCATCCAAAATTTTTCGTCGGATATTCTGATATTACGGCACTTCAATGTGCCCTTGGAGTTGAGACCGGACTGGTAACCATTTCCGGGGTCATGGCTGCAGTTGAAATGGCTGCAGAGGATGGAATAGACCCTTACACAGAAGCCAGTTTCTGGGATTTAGTCACCAAACCGTTTGCCAGTCAGATTTTGAAAAATCCTGAGGATATTCCCTATAAAACAGTATCCCCAGGGTCTGGTGAAGGTCCTCTGGTAGGCGGTTGTCTTTCTCTCTTCAATAATCTAATGGGAACCCCTTATTTTCCAGATGTTGCCGGTGGAATTATGGTTTTGGAAGATATTGGAGAAAATGTTCAACACATCGATCGTATGTTGAGTCAATTTAAAATGGCCGGCTATTTTCACGGAGAAGACCGAATCAACGGTCTCATGCTGGGACAATTTATAGATACTTGGGAAGAAGCTGATGAGGATGATTTTAGTCTGGCAGAATTAATCCAGGATATTATTGGTGAAGTTGATTTTCCCATTGTTTCCAATGTGGCCTACGGTCATAACATGCGCAAAATGAGTCTACCCCTGGGAGCTACCGTAAAACTGGATGGTGCAGCCGGGAGCTTAACACTATTATGA